AAAACTATACCAAAACCAAATAAAAATGCACCTAAAGCCACTGCTGGAGAAATTTCTATAAGCTTACTTGTATGTCCTTGCAATATAAAAGCAAAAGCTATCAAACAAGCAATCACCATGCCGATCAAAGCCCCTTTTATAGCATTTTCTCTACCAAATAAAAACAAATCCCTAAAGCAAGAAGTAAAGCAAATTTGAGATTTTGCGATGATAAAACCAAAAACAAAGCCAAAAAGCAAAGCCACGGACAAGAGACTTTTTTTATCCTTGACGCTAATGGCTTCACTACTTGCGATAAGATATATAAACCAAGCGATGAAAAGTATAAAAAGCACAGTGGCTAAATGAAAATACAATTTCGCCTTATGTTCATTTTTTATCAAAGGCTCATTTGCCTTTTCAACCCTTACAAGTTTGGCTTTTGGCTTAAAAAACTCACTATTGCAAAGCTTGACGCCAAGATAAATTCCTAAAACCATAAAAAAAGTAAAAACCCAGGTATGAAGGGAAAAATATGGCAATCCTGTGAAGAAATTTGCCAAGTTACAACCAAAAGCAAGTCTTGCCCCAAAGCCTGATAAGATCCCACCAACTATAGCTTGAAAAACACGAATTTTGCTTGCTGGAAGACGAAATTTAACCTTATTTGCCCAAAGTGCCGCGATCAAACAACCAATAAACATACCAATGAGCATGATTCCATCGGTTCTAGTTAAGGGCGTGCCATTTAAATTTTGTTTTTCATAATATGAAAAACCCTCTAAATTTATGCCAAAAAGCTCTAAAAACTCGCCACCCCAACGAGTCATCTCACCGGTTACAGCCCAAACGCCACCAAAAATTCCAAAATAAACCGCACTTAAAACACCCAAAGCGATCATTCCTTTGGAATTATCCCAAAAATTGACAAAGTATTTTTGTTTCAAAGAGTTCAAAGAAAGTTCCTAAATATGTGATTGTCAAAACTTGACACTAAAAGAATGCAAATTATAACATAAATTTTAATATTTGCAATATTATGTATAATAAAAATATCAAGCTTTTAATCTTAATTTTTAAGAAAAATGGTATAATACTTTTTATTGGAAGATTAGCGTATCTGGTGATCGCCACTGACTTCAAATCAGATGAAAGGGTAGCTGGCTATCTTTTGGGGAGTTCGATTCTCTCATCTTCTCGCCATTTCATTAGTATGTAACAAATGATCATTTTATCTTTATACCAAAACTGATTTTTTAAGCTTGAGTCTATTTTTT
The nucleotide sequence above comes from Campylobacter sp. MIT 99-7217. Encoded proteins:
- the yedE gene encoding selenium metabolism membrane protein YedE/FdhT, which translates into the protein MNSLKQKYFVNFWDNSKGMIALGVLSAVYFGIFGGVWAVTGEMTRWGGEFLELFGINLEGFSYYEKQNLNGTPLTRTDGIMLIGMFIGCLIAALWANKVKFRLPASKIRVFQAIVGGILSGFGARLAFGCNLANFFTGLPYFSLHTWVFTFFMVLGIYLGVKLCNSEFFKPKAKLVRVEKANEPLIKNEHKAKLYFHLATVLFILFIAWFIYLIASSEAISVKDKKSLLSVALLFGFVFGFIIAKSQICFTSCFRDLFLFGRENAIKGALIGMVIACLIAFAFILQGHTSKLIEISPAVALGAFLFGFGIVFAGGCECGWAYRAFEGQSHFMIVGLANIVGTMILALSYDYLPAVFKDGIKINLLQSFSPLGGLGINLALFGLVFILVFAYKKKFFKELR